One Palaemon carinicauda isolate YSFRI2023 chromosome 4, ASM3689809v2, whole genome shotgun sequence DNA segment encodes these proteins:
- the LOC137639284 gene encoding piggyBac transposable element-derived protein 3-like — MNEIYDLLDNLENKEADVSVNPPLEDPDLDIDQDSDASEDEVTCSPDHLPRRIFPIDLAIDIAGHSTIYAEQKSLSKDHITPENMKIFRSILILSGYNKLPYRRMYWSETPDVFNNLVSESFWKDTFDKILRSLHFDDNMKMTDNRFYKVRPLFQHLGNVSNLQFQQEFHNIDEIMIPEYGKHWAKQFIRGKPLYVISGMKIFCSFKCLVAARAAIK; from the exons ATGAATGAAATCTACGACCTTTTGGATAACCTCGAAAATAAGGAAGCAGATGTTTCTGTAAATCCGCCCCTTGAGGATCCGGATTTGGACATtgaccaagactcggatgcttcagaGGATGAAGTTACATGCAGTCCTGATCATTTGCCCAGAAGGATTTTCCCCATAGACCTCGCAATTGATATTGCAGGACAT AGCACAATATATGCagaacaaaagtcgctctctaaagaccacatcacaccagaaaatatgaagatttttcgttctattcttatactttctggctacaacaaacttccctaccgaagaatgtactggtctgaaactcctgatgtattcaataaCTTGGTTTCTGAAAGCTTTTGGAaagatacatttgataaaattcttagaagtcttcattttgATGACAACATGAAAATGACTGACAACCGATTTTACAAG GTACGTCCACTTTTCCAGCACCTCGGTAATGTCAGCAATCTTCagtttcagcaagaatttcataacatagatgaaattatgatccctgaatatggaaaacactgggctaagcagtttataagaggcaaacca TTATATGTTATATCtggaatgaaaatattttgttcattcaagtgcctagtggcagcaagagctgccatcaaataa